A genomic stretch from Narcine bancroftii isolate sNarBan1 chromosome 9, sNarBan1.hap1, whole genome shotgun sequence includes:
- the LOC138743435 gene encoding grpE protein homolog 2, mitochondrial-like, whose amino-acid sequence MVIMYLTVVRMGWNVANLSRWKGGRSFLTLCASPIQSKNEENQSSLSTAKTTKCPAENTMQQKMNSHPCASQKMLQLKIDELDKECRTLQDNYRRVLAHAEDTNRRIRKCVEDGRIYGIHSFCKDILAVADLLEKTTQSINEEELDHSNPAVKNLHEGLCLINEKLCKIFAKHGLEKMNSIGLKYSSVEHEIALRVPSVEALPGTVVKIVQEGYKLHGRILRTAQVGLAIEAQPNLKKGRGRS is encoded by the exons ATGGTGATCATGTACTTGACGGTGGTGCGGATGGGCTGGAACGTGGCAAATTTGAGCCGGTGGAAGGGCGGGAG GAGTTTTTTGACCCTCTGTGCCTCTCCTATCCAAAGCAAAAATGAAGAAAATCAAAGTTCATTATCCACTGCAAAGACTACTAAGTGCCCTGCTGAGAACACCATGCAACAAAAGATGAATTCCCATCCCTGTGCCAGTCAAAAAATGTTACAACTCAAAATTGATGAGTTGGATAAAGAATGTCGGACCTTGCAG GATAACTATAGAAGGGTTTTGGCACATGCTGAAGACACCAATAGAAGAATTCGAAAATGTGTAGAAGATGGCAGGATATATG GTATCCATAGTTTTTGTAAAGATATCCTGGCAGTAGCTGATTTGCTGGAGAAGACCACACAGAGTATAAATGAGGAGGAGCTTGACCATTCCAATCCAGCAGTTAAGAATCTCCACGAAGGATTATGCTTGATAAATGAGAAACTGTGCAAAATATTTGCTAAGCATGGGTTGGAGAAAATGAACTCCATTGGGCTCAAGTACAGTTCAGTGGAACATGAAATTGCTTTGCGTGTTCCATCTGTGGAAGCTTTACCTGGTACTGTGGTAAAAATAGTACAAGAAGGTTATAAGCTTCATGGGAGAATCTTAAGAACTGCACAGGTTGGGCTGGCTATTGAGGCtcaaccaaatttaaaaaaaggcagaGGAAGGTCTTGA